AGGAGATACACGAAAAAGAGAATTCCTTATGGTTTTCTGGACAAACTTTCTATATTCGCATACTTTGTTTAGAAAACTAATGTTTTATAACAATAATTAACCTTTTGCGGCGTTAAAGTTATTCGAAACATAGTTTTAAACAAAGCCACATGTACCCCATGTGTCCTTGAAAGACTAAAACAGCAGCAGCATGCAAATGAAAAATTTTGTAATCCTATTATCCTCGGCCGTATTCTTAGCGTCCTGTAAGAATGGCCTCCCCTTCATCGGCAAAAAGAAACATGAGAAATCCGACGTAACCGGTTGGAACTACAATGACAAAAACATGGGTGGTTACCAGGTTGCCAAGTCGAAAGATCAGGCTACCGGACCAGGTCTTGTATTTGTTCAGGGTGGTACCTTCACTATGGGCCAAACAGAAGAAGACGTTATGGGCGACTGGAACAACATTCCCCGCCGTGTAACCGTACCATCTTTCTACATGGACCGTACAGAGGTTGCCAACGTTCACTACCGTGAATACATTCACTGGTTAGACCGCATCTTCCCTGTAGAAGATGATCCAAACAACAAAAAGATCATGGATGCTGCTTTACCAGATACGTTAGTTTGGCGTAGCGAGCTTAGCTACAACGAACCACTGGAAGAATACTACTTCCGTCACCCAGGCTTTAACGACTATCCTGTAGTAGGTGTGAGCTGGAGACAAGCGTACGACTTCTGTCTTTGGAGAAGCGACCGTGTGAACGAAGGCATCATGATGCAAAAAGGCTACATCGCTAAACAAGGTATTCAAGGACAACAACAAGAAAATAACTTTACTACTAAGTCTTACCTGTTAGGTCTTTACCAGGCACAGCCCGGTAAGCCAGGCAAAGGCAATAAATTGACAAATGCTCAAGGTGCACCACGCAACGTTACAATGGAAGATGGTATCCTGCAACCAGATTACCGCCTGCCATTTGAAGCGGAGTGGGAATATGCTGCCTACGGTTTGATCAACCAAAACCCTCGTCCTTCTACTAAAGAAGGTAAGCGTGGTGAGGAGTTACAAGGTAACAAACAAGTATATCCTTGGACACACAACATGAACTCTAGCGGCTTACGTGATACGAAACACGGTAGCTGGCAAGGTCAGTTCCTGGCCAACTTCAAAAGAGGTTCTGGCGATAACATGGGGGTAGCTGGTGGCTTGAACGACCGCGCTGTTTATACCGCTCCTGTTAAGTCTTTCTATCCTAACGGTTTCGGTATCTACAACATGGCAGGTAACGTAAGCGAGTGGGTATCTGACGTTTACCGTCCGTTAACGGGCCTTGATGCTGATGATGTTTCTCCTTATCGTGGTAACAAATACATGAAGTTGTACAAAAATGCCAACGGTGAAGCTGAAATCGATAGCATGGGTCGTGTGAAAATGGAAGCAGTTACTGATGCTGAAAGCAAAAGCCGTCGTAACTACCAACGTGGTAACGTGATCAACTTCCTGGATGGCGACTCTACTTCACAAGCATCTTATGGCTACGGTATCACTACCTTGGTTAGCGATAAATCAAGAGTTTACAAAGGTGGTAGCTGGAACGACCGCGCTTACTGGTTAAGCCCTGGTACCCGCCGCTACTTAGAAGAAGATCAATCAAGCAGCACAATTGGTTTCCGTTGCGCTATGGACCGTATGGGTAGCCCAGAAGGTAACAAACGCAAAACCGGTAACTTCTGGAGAAGCAAAAAACAAAAGAGATAAGATTCTCTTCAACTTATACCAAGCCCCGCACACCGCGGGGCTTTTTTTTGACCGCAGATTACGATGGATTTGTTGGATTAACAGGATTACCTGTTTCATTACACAACTCCTTATCTACCCCACTGAATGATGACTGAGCCTAAGATCAAAACTGTCATCTGTCATCTATCGACAGTCATCACGCTCTCACCAACTTGATCCTTGTTCCTTAATCTTGAAACCTTAAACCTCTATTACCCCTTACTTTTGTAGCTATGAATATTGAAAGCCTTTATTCCATATATAAACAATATCCTTCTATACAAACAGATACCCGGAAGCTGAAAACCCGCGATCTTTACTTTGGCCTGAAAGGACCCAATTTTAATGGCAAT
This genomic interval from Flavisolibacter tropicus contains the following:
- a CDS encoding SUMF1/EgtB/PvdO family nonheme iron enzyme, giving the protein MKNFVILLSSAVFLASCKNGLPFIGKKKHEKSDVTGWNYNDKNMGGYQVAKSKDQATGPGLVFVQGGTFTMGQTEEDVMGDWNNIPRRVTVPSFYMDRTEVANVHYREYIHWLDRIFPVEDDPNNKKIMDAALPDTLVWRSELSYNEPLEEYYFRHPGFNDYPVVGVSWRQAYDFCLWRSDRVNEGIMMQKGYIAKQGIQGQQQENNFTTKSYLLGLYQAQPGKPGKGNKLTNAQGAPRNVTMEDGILQPDYRLPFEAEWEYAAYGLINQNPRPSTKEGKRGEELQGNKQVYPWTHNMNSSGLRDTKHGSWQGQFLANFKRGSGDNMGVAGGLNDRAVYTAPVKSFYPNGFGIYNMAGNVSEWVSDVYRPLTGLDADDVSPYRGNKYMKLYKNANGEAEIDSMGRVKMEAVTDAESKSRRNYQRGNVINFLDGDSTSQASYGYGITTLVSDKSRVYKGGSWNDRAYWLSPGTRRYLEEDQSSSTIGFRCAMDRMGSPEGNKRKTGNFWRSKKQKR